Proteins encoded by one window of Filimonas effusa:
- a CDS encoding GNAT family N-acetyltransferase → MEYQDIIVRVANSGDVHLASIITDEMESSAKARGTGIAKRSPDYVAHKMLEGKAVIALTTDNDWVGFCYIEEWSHGKFVANSGLIVSPKYRKTGVAKRIKRRIFDLSREKYPESKIFGLTTGLAVMKINSELGYEPVTYSELTDDESFWAGCKSCVNYDILMSKDRKNCMCTAMLYDPQDHYEPKETKEYFEKKSKIYERLLRFKQFLFRKKSGSRKSLFHAFLNF, encoded by the coding sequence GTGGAATATCAAGATATAATAGTTCGTGTAGCCAATAGTGGCGATGTACACCTCGCCAGCATTATCACCGATGAAATGGAATCTTCGGCAAAAGCCAGAGGTACAGGTATCGCTAAACGTTCTCCGGACTATGTAGCCCATAAAATGCTCGAAGGCAAAGCCGTAATAGCACTCACAACCGATAACGACTGGGTTGGCTTCTGCTATATCGAGGAATGGAGCCACGGCAAATTCGTCGCTAACTCCGGGCTGATCGTTTCTCCCAAATACCGCAAAACAGGCGTTGCCAAACGCATCAAAAGAAGAATATTCGACCTCTCCAGGGAAAAATATCCCGAATCTAAAATATTCGGCCTCACCACAGGCCTCGCTGTGATGAAAATCAACAGCGAACTGGGCTACGAACCCGTTACCTACTCCGAATTAACGGACGACGAATCTTTCTGGGCAGGATGTAAAAGCTGCGTGAACTACGATATCCTGATGTCCAAAGACAGGAAAAACTGTATGTGCACCGCCATGCTCTACGATCCACAGGATCATTACGAACCCAAGGAAACCAAAGAATACTTCGAAAAGAAAAGCAAAATATACGAACGGTTACTGCGCTTCAAACAATTCCTGTTCAGGAAAAAATCCGGCAGCAGAAAATCGCTTTTCCATGCTTTTCTTAATTTCTAA
- a CDS encoding TonB-dependent receptor → MKKKPLARLLSLTALAIFCWSTAAFAQGNGTVKGRLADSTQKENLKAATISLLKRSDSSLVAYVLSQDNGSFVFEKVDTGRYILHINFQGYEAAYKNVSVLPASPYIEIGTVYLQQEANTLEGVVIRSSPPIAVKKDTVEFNAGSFKTKPNAVAEDLLKKLPGVEVDKDGTITAQGQQVTRILVDGKRFFGDDPQMATKNLPPDVIDKIQLYDAQSDQSAFTGFDDGNRVKTINIVTKKDKRHGYFGKMIAGGGSGSDEKGLFETGLSLNSFNGTRQLSLVAQANNVNKQSFSTQDFLGSFGGGGSFGGGGRGGGGGGRGGGGGGRGRNIMGGNFGGGSSGLTTSYAGGINYNDMWSAKASASGSYSYNNQSVNRDQQSRTETFVTKDTSNISNQNTIARSKNQNHRFNFNLEQQIDSNNAIILRPDVSYQQTDNTSDRTTSIVNNKGININNSTYRSDNENDGYRANLEMLFRHKFKKRGRTASLAVQGGYNSNNGNGNAFTVTNTFDETGTNYVTDTVNQRNFSNTDGKNISANFSYTEPLMNHHLVEINYNYSYNVNTSDRRTYNYNAATHDYNVLDSNLSNRFENTNASNRIALNYRVQYEKITASIGTGIQYSDLSSINRSKNSDINQSFKNLFPTASLTFNPSKQKSLRFNYDGRTSQPSVQQLQDVTDNSDPLNIKLGNPALKQAFNHQFRLQYNTFNVTTNRNFFLNFNATIENNRVGNYVVTVRRGVALPADIQLPSDVETPVGAQITKPVNLNGNYNMGMSFNYGFPLKTPKSNLSFGGNLSHSASVNLQNDTALGNAVLNKNRNYAFGGTIRWTTNLANNFDMNFTSRSTYNVATYSIQSSQNGNYFSQTVETELTYYTNNGWIASTDFDYRYYGRGAGLNTSVPLWNASFGRLLFKDKTGEIKFSVYDLLNQNVSITRNITENYIQDVQNKVLTRYFMLTFTYNLRRFGGQKMPNFWGDGRGRGEGGPRGMGGGYGGGFGGGRGRN, encoded by the coding sequence ATGAAGAAGAAACCGCTTGCCCGTTTGTTGTCTCTGACTGCTTTGGCTATTTTTTGCTGGAGCACTGCTGCTTTTGCACAGGGCAATGGAACCGTAAAAGGGCGGCTTGCCGATTCTACGCAAAAAGAAAACCTGAAAGCAGCTACCATAAGCCTGCTGAAAAGAAGCGACTCTTCCCTCGTCGCTTATGTCCTTTCACAGGATAATGGCAGTTTTGTCTTCGAAAAAGTAGATACCGGCCGCTACATACTGCATATTAATTTCCAGGGTTACGAAGCCGCTTACAAGAACGTATCGGTACTTCCTGCAAGCCCTTATATCGAAATAGGTACCGTCTATTTGCAACAGGAAGCAAATACCCTCGAAGGTGTCGTCATCCGCTCCTCTCCACCCATAGCCGTAAAAAAAGATACAGTTGAATTCAATGCCGGCAGCTTCAAAACCAAACCAAATGCTGTGGCCGAAGACCTGCTGAAAAAACTGCCGGGCGTAGAAGTGGATAAAGACGGAACCATCACAGCCCAGGGACAACAGGTGACTCGGATACTGGTCGATGGTAAACGCTTCTTTGGCGATGACCCCCAAATGGCCACCAAAAACCTGCCCCCCGACGTGATCGACAAAATCCAGCTTTACGATGCACAGAGCGATCAAAGCGCCTTCACCGGCTTCGACGACGGTAACAGGGTTAAAACCATCAACATTGTAACAAAAAAGGATAAACGCCATGGCTACTTTGGTAAAATGATAGCCGGCGGCGGCTCCGGCTCCGATGAAAAAGGACTTTTCGAAACCGGCCTTTCACTCAATAGTTTCAACGGTACCAGGCAGCTTTCGTTGGTCGCCCAGGCAAATAATGTGAATAAACAAAGCTTCTCTACCCAGGACTTTCTTGGTTCTTTTGGCGGCGGTGGCTCTTTCGGAGGCGGCGGCAGAGGAGGAGGGGGCGGTGGCAGAGGCGGTGGAGGCGGCGGCCGTGGCCGCAATATCATGGGAGGCAACTTCGGTGGCGGATCATCAGGCTTGACAACATCTTACGCAGGCGGCATCAACTACAACGATATGTGGAGCGCCAAAGCCAGCGCCTCAGGCAGCTACTCTTATAACAACCAGTCCGTTAACAGAGACCAGCAATCCCGCACCGAAACATTTGTGACAAAGGATACCTCCAATATCTCAAACCAGAATACTATTGCACGCAGCAAAAACCAGAACCACCGCTTCAATTTCAACCTCGAGCAGCAAATAGATTCCAACAACGCAATTATCCTGCGCCCCGATGTCTCTTACCAGCAAACAGATAATACCAGCGATCGTACTACCTCCATCGTGAACAACAAAGGCATCAATATCAACAACAGCACCTACAGGTCCGATAACGAAAACGACGGATACAGGGCTAATCTCGAAATGCTTTTCCGCCATAAGTTCAAAAAAAGGGGTAGAACGGCTTCTTTGGCCGTTCAGGGTGGCTACAATTCAAATAACGGCAACGGCAACGCCTTTACCGTTACCAACACCTTCGACGAAACCGGTACCAACTATGTTACCGATACCGTGAACCAGCGCAACTTCTCAAATACCGATGGCAAAAATATCAGCGCTAACTTCTCCTATACCGAACCGCTGATGAATCACCACCTGGTCGAAATAAACTATAACTATTCCTACAACGTTAATACTTCCGACCGCCGTACTTATAACTACAACGCGGCTACACACGATTATAACGTGCTCGACTCCAACCTCAGCAACCGGTTCGAGAATACCAACGCATCAAACCGCATTGCATTGAACTATCGCGTTCAGTACGAGAAAATAACAGCCAGCATAGGTACCGGCATCCAGTATTCCGACCTCTCCAGCATAAACAGAAGCAAGAACTCGGATATCAACCAGTCGTTTAAGAACCTGTTCCCAACGGCATCGCTCACTTTCAACCCCAGCAAGCAAAAGTCACTGCGTTTTAACTACGACGGCCGTACCAGCCAGCCCAGCGTTCAGCAGCTGCAGGATGTTACCGATAACTCCGATCCTTTGAACATCAAACTGGGTAATCCGGCATTGAAACAGGCTTTCAACCACCAGTTCCGGCTGCAATACAATACATTCAACGTTACTACCAACCGTAACTTCTTCCTGAATTTCAATGCCACCATCGAAAACAACAGGGTAGGCAATTATGTGGTTACAGTTCGCCGTGGTGTTGCATTACCTGCTGATATTCAATTACCTTCCGATGTCGAAACGCCTGTAGGCGCCCAAATCACAAAACCTGTGAACCTCAATGGTAACTATAACATGGGAATGTCGTTCAACTACGGCTTCCCGCTGAAAACACCGAAGTCTAACCTCAGTTTCGGCGGTAACCTTTCGCATTCCGCTTCCGTAAACCTGCAGAACGATACCGCGCTGGGTAATGCCGTGCTCAACAAAAACCGCAACTACGCTTTCGGAGGTACTATTCGCTGGACAACCAACCTCGCGAATAACTTCGACATGAACTTTACCTCACGCTCCACCTATAACGTAGCTACCTACTCCATTCAGTCAAGCCAGAATGGTAACTATTTTTCCCAGACGGTTGAAACCGAATTAACCTACTATACCAACAACGGATGGATAGCCTCAACCGATTTCGATTACCGCTACTATGGCCGCGGTGCCGGACTTAATACCAGCGTACCACTATGGAATGCAAGCTTCGGCCGGCTGCTGTTTAAAGACAAGACCGGTGAAATCAAATTCTCTGTGTACGACCTGCTGAATCAAAACGTAAGCATCACCCGTAACATCACCGAAAACTATATCCAGGACGTTCAGAATAAGGTACTTACACGTTATTTCATGCTCACCTTCACTTACAACCTCCGTCGCTTTGGCGGACAAAAAATGCCCAATTTCTGGGGCGATGGCCGTGGTCGCGGCGAAGGCGGACCAAGAGGTATGGGAGGTGGATATGGCGGCGGATTCGGCGGCGGACGCGGTCGTAACTAA
- a CDS encoding DEAD/DEAH box helicase, with protein sequence MALPHLIKYVYNNGTDEVIRRGKKIHAVGNVELVEYDDLIGSVTFRVKDDAYATYYKVHITKFKDPKTLSLRCGCPYNLGEICRHEAASLFQLQELVDRNMLGEKEIRYDQRHTVVKMKQLDLKLIKLLTAPASLTNAENYLRHTHANIIDAKDERVLAELEYESVNYKILIQKNEERNFDTSCNCNDDGAHPLCVHKTIVLLQLLNNYGPFYFDSIRNWDKEKDKLLSLYGYSLQDNIEGKFEFTYKDGKPFLRVLDTSIKRVGTNTSSAPPPAFRQPVPQEPVVAEKAPVAETQVQTDTAAMKLGIVFSYNAHQYPFLQADAVQGEQNDANNAFIGKVEKLDLAKFINTEVFSEDDKMLVQQLRKLLPGEVSRYLNRNSPFSGIWENIIQQHDDALPEETRHLIIEYLHPKYKKLASDLVERPFVFLLPEKKSFTTAHLHQVAFSGKAIVPEFSVNFTNGHYEVTCSVKLQNGTFNIADNELSSPLLFLQHNHLYLWERPEDVMTVEKFMPSGTMIIEQDNWNHTLEKFILPLSKEYQVTFVNVEKEEVRDLRPEAKLVLKERGDYLLFQPVFSYKGYDIKPGDKDRIILPVMNKLLVIHRNAEAEQAFIDKIESLHSGFIKPEEGLTLALKGSEVLKNNWFFLFVDAVKEMNLPVFGFEALKSFRFNTAKPSTKIYISSHTDWFDAKVDIHFGDQKVTIADVKKALANKQQFVQLQDGSLGILPEEWIKKYSLLFRVGDGKSGNMKLSKYHFSVIEELYEQRDEEELVFQLEAKYERLKEFQQIPQVNAPAHLEPILRPYQVSGFQWLNYLSEVQWGGILADDMGLGKTIQALSFLHHLKQTNGIMKALVVCPTTLMYNWENEIRKFTPGITHYIHHGGTRNADLLVGEDLDVIITTYGTLRSDIKYFSEIAFDYVVLDESQAIKNPSSKVTKAASILKAKNRLCLSGTPLQNNTFDIYAQMNFLNPGMLGSMEFFKQEFAIPIDKFGEKEQKEHLRRLLFPFILRRTKEQVAKDLPSKSEMILFCEMGKEQRDIYDAFRNDYRDKILGVVDSQGVQKSQLTILQGLMKLRQICDSPAIMKDEERFPNASVKLEELGREITENISNHKALVFSQFLGMLALIKQKLTELGVDYEYFDGSTSAPDREKAIRRFQSEDNCRVFLISLKAGGVGLNLTAADYVYIVDPWWNPAVEQQAIDRTHRIGQTKNIFAYRMICKDTVEDKILQLQEKKRALAADLITDDTGFVKSLTRDDIEYLFS encoded by the coding sequence ATGGCACTACCGCACCTGATTAAGTATGTTTACAACAACGGAACCGACGAAGTCATTCGCCGTGGCAAAAAAATACATGCCGTAGGCAACGTAGAACTTGTCGAATACGACGACCTCATCGGATCCGTTACCTTTCGTGTGAAAGACGACGCCTATGCAACCTACTACAAGGTGCATATCACCAAGTTCAAAGATCCTAAAACGCTGTCCCTCCGCTGTGGTTGCCCCTATAACCTCGGGGAGATCTGCAGACACGAAGCCGCCTCGCTGTTTCAGCTGCAGGAACTGGTCGACAGAAATATGCTCGGCGAAAAAGAGATCCGCTACGATCAAAGGCATACCGTGGTGAAAATGAAACAGCTCGACCTCAAGCTCATCAAACTGCTCACCGCCCCCGCCTCTCTTACGAACGCCGAAAACTACCTCCGGCATACCCACGCAAATATTATCGACGCCAAAGACGAAAGGGTCCTCGCCGAACTTGAATACGAAAGCGTCAATTACAAAATACTTATCCAAAAGAACGAAGAAAGGAACTTCGATACCAGCTGTAATTGTAACGACGATGGCGCACATCCGCTATGTGTGCACAAAACCATCGTACTGCTGCAACTGCTCAATAATTACGGCCCCTTTTATTTCGATTCCATCCGCAACTGGGATAAGGAAAAAGATAAACTCCTGTCCCTCTACGGCTACTCCCTCCAGGACAACATAGAAGGAAAATTCGAATTCACTTATAAAGACGGTAAACCATTCCTGCGCGTGCTCGACACCAGCATAAAACGGGTAGGTACCAATACCAGTTCTGCCCCGCCCCCCGCTTTCAGGCAACCTGTTCCCCAGGAACCGGTGGTTGCTGAAAAGGCGCCTGTTGCCGAAACGCAGGTGCAAACCGATACCGCCGCTATGAAACTGGGTATCGTTTTCAGCTATAATGCCCACCAGTACCCCTTCCTGCAGGCCGATGCCGTCCAGGGAGAACAGAACGACGCAAACAACGCATTCATTGGCAAAGTCGAAAAACTCGACCTGGCCAAATTCATCAATACCGAAGTCTTCAGCGAAGACGACAAAATGCTGGTCCAGCAATTACGTAAACTGCTGCCCGGCGAAGTAAGCCGCTATCTCAACCGTAACTCCCCGTTCAGCGGTATCTGGGAAAATATTATCCAGCAGCACGACGATGCACTGCCCGAAGAAACAAGGCACCTCATCATCGAATACCTGCATCCCAAATACAAAAAACTGGCGTCCGATCTCGTTGAAAGGCCATTTGTTTTCCTGCTGCCCGAAAAAAAATCCTTCACCACCGCACACCTGCACCAGGTGGCGTTTTCCGGCAAGGCTATAGTCCCCGAATTCTCCGTTAACTTCACTAACGGCCACTACGAGGTTACCTGCTCGGTTAAATTGCAGAACGGAACTTTCAACATAGCCGATAATGAATTGAGTAGCCCGCTGCTCTTCCTGCAACACAATCACCTGTACCTCTGGGAACGCCCCGAAGATGTGATGACCGTTGAAAAGTTCATGCCCTCCGGCACAATGATCATCGAACAGGATAACTGGAATCATACGCTCGAAAAATTCATCCTGCCACTTTCAAAAGAGTATCAGGTGACGTTTGTAAATGTCGAAAAGGAAGAGGTCCGTGACCTCAGGCCCGAAGCAAAACTGGTGCTGAAAGAACGCGGCGATTACCTGCTGTTCCAGCCCGTTTTCAGCTACAAAGGCTACGATATCAAGCCGGGCGATAAAGATCGCATCATCCTGCCGGTCATGAATAAACTGCTCGTCATTCATCGTAATGCCGAAGCAGAACAGGCCTTTATCGATAAGATCGAAAGCCTGCACTCGGGCTTTATTAAACCCGAAGAAGGTCTCACCCTCGCGCTCAAAGGCTCCGAGGTCCTGAAAAATAACTGGTTCTTCCTTTTTGTCGACGCAGTAAAGGAAATGAACCTGCCTGTATTCGGATTCGAAGCCCTGAAAAGCTTCCGCTTCAATACAGCCAAACCCTCCACAAAGATCTACATCAGCAGCCATACCGATTGGTTCGATGCCAAGGTCGACATCCACTTTGGCGATCAGAAAGTGACCATCGCCGATGTTAAAAAAGCCCTGGCCAACAAGCAGCAGTTTGTACAGCTGCAGGACGGCTCTTTAGGGATCCTGCCCGAAGAATGGATAAAGAAATATTCCCTGCTCTTCCGCGTAGGCGACGGCAAGTCGGGTAATATGAAACTCAGCAAATACCACTTCAGTGTTATCGAAGAGCTGTACGAACAACGCGATGAAGAAGAACTGGTATTCCAGCTCGAAGCCAAATACGAACGCCTCAAAGAATTCCAGCAAATTCCCCAGGTCAATGCACCGGCCCATCTCGAACCCATCCTGCGCCCCTACCAGGTATCAGGCTTCCAATGGCTCAACTACCTCAGCGAAGTACAATGGGGCGGCATCCTTGCCGATGACATGGGTCTTGGTAAAACCATCCAGGCCCTTTCATTCCTCCATCACCTCAAACAAACGAATGGTATAATGAAGGCCCTTGTGGTTTGCCCAACCACCCTCATGTACAACTGGGAAAATGAGATCAGGAAATTCACCCCTGGCATCACCCACTATATACACCATGGCGGCACCCGCAACGCCGATCTCCTGGTAGGCGAAGATCTGGACGTCATCATCACTACATACGGCACACTGAGAAGCGATATCAAATACTTCTCCGAAATAGCCTTCGACTATGTAGTGCTCGACGAAAGCCAGGCCATTAAAAACCCTTCCAGCAAGGTCACCAAAGCCGCCAGCATCCTCAAAGCCAAAAACAGGCTTTGCCTCAGTGGTACGCCATTACAGAACAATACTTTCGATATCTATGCCCAGATGAACTTCCTGAACCCCGGCATGCTCGGATCCATGGAGTTCTTTAAACAGGAATTTGCGATCCCTATCGACAAATTCGGAGAGAAGGAACAGAAAGAACACCTGCGCAGGCTGCTCTTCCCCTTTATCCTTCGCCGTACCAAAGAACAGGTGGCTAAAGACCTGCCATCTAAATCTGAAATGATCCTGTTCTGCGAAATGGGCAAAGAACAACGCGATATCTACGACGCCTTCAGAAATGATTACCGCGACAAGATCCTCGGTGTCGTAGACAGTCAGGGCGTTCAAAAATCTCAGCTTACCATCCTTCAGGGGCTTATGAAGCTCAGGCAGATCTGCGACAGCCCTGCCATCATGAAAGACGAGGAACGTTTCCCCAATGCCTCGGTAAAACTCGAAGAACTGGGCCGCGAGATCACCGAAAATATCAGCAACCACAAAGCCCTGGTATTCTCTCAGTTCCTCGGCATGTTAGCTCTGATTAAACAAAAACTGACTGAACTGGGCGTTGACTATGAATACTTCGACGGTAGCACCTCCGCTCCCGACCGCGAAAAAGCCATACGCCGCTTCCAGTCCGAAGATAACTGCCGCGTATTCCTTATCTCACTTAAAGCCGGTGGCGTGGGTCTTAACCTTACCGCTGCCGACTATGTCTATATTGTTGACCCCTGGTGGAACCCCGCAGTTGAACAACAGGCTATAGACCGTACACACCGTATCGGCCAAACCAAAAACATCTTCGCCTACAGGATGATCTGTAAAGACACAGTCGAAGACAAAATATTGCAACTGCAGGAGAAAAAGCGCGCACTCGCCGCCGACCTCATTACAGATGATACCGGTTTTGTGAAGAGCCTTACCAGGGACGATATCGAATACCTGTTTAGTTAG
- a CDS encoding 2-phosphosulfolactate phosphatase has product MNTKPSLHTVLSPRLLDLYDISNSIVVIIDVFRATSTIATALYNGAAKVLPVDSVPRCIELGKITGGITAGERDGKVVEGLQHGNSPTEYPRSFIEGQTLVLTTTNGTKLLHMALDRGAANIITGSFPNLSAVCDYLVNQEKNVILGCSAWKDCFNLEDTLFAGAVIERIGHHFSIHCDSSLMAKDLYAQHQQDLVGFLRKATHWHRLSAYGLEHDMEYCISIDVANVLPVYTNGSLIVQE; this is encoded by the coding sequence ATGAATACCAAGCCGTCCCTGCATACTGTTTTGTCTCCGCGTTTGCTGGATCTTTATGATATCTCAAACAGTATTGTAGTTATTATCGATGTTTTCAGAGCTACCTCTACCATTGCAACCGCTCTCTACAACGGAGCCGCAAAAGTATTGCCGGTAGACAGTGTCCCCAGGTGCATCGAACTGGGTAAAATTACCGGCGGTATCACAGCCGGCGAACGGGATGGTAAAGTGGTGGAAGGCCTCCAGCACGGAAACTCTCCTACTGAATATCCAAGAAGCTTTATCGAAGGACAAACTCTTGTCCTCACAACTACCAACGGAACAAAATTGCTCCACATGGCCCTCGACCGTGGCGCAGCTAATATCATCACAGGCTCTTTCCCTAACCTGTCTGCCGTTTGCGACTACCTCGTTAACCAGGAAAAAAACGTCATCCTCGGCTGCTCAGCCTGGAAAGACTGCTTTAACCTCGAGGATACGCTCTTTGCAGGCGCCGTTATTGAACGCATAGGCCATCACTTCTCTATCCATTGCGACTCCAGCCTCATGGCGAAAGACCTCTATGCACAGCATCAACAAGATCTCGTGGGCTTCCTGCGTAAAGCTACCCACTGGCATCGCCTGTCTGCTTACGGCCTCGAACACGATATGGAATATTGTATCAGCATCGACGTCGCTAATGTATTGCCCGTATATACCAACGGCTCGCTCATCGTACAGGAATAA
- a CDS encoding RlpA-like double-psi beta-barrel domain-containing protein, giving the protein MKLYRPKPLALLCAAGVLALVSCGSSHVTAGKAIYYPSAQLQRISNESAQPDLYGWQSPDADNDYVAVTNLLNGKKVRAQILMKRTAENGTVIISISKKTAEALGMVYTGLAPVEIKYKRTL; this is encoded by the coding sequence ATGAAGCTGTATCGCCCAAAGCCCTTGGCACTGCTGTGTGCAGCCGGGGTCCTGGCTTTAGTATCCTGCGGTAGTTCACATGTAACTGCAGGAAAAGCCATCTATTACCCGTCTGCACAACTGCAACGGATCTCTAACGAATCCGCTCAGCCCGATCTGTACGGCTGGCAATCTCCCGACGCCGATAACGACTATGTCGCAGTTACCAATCTGCTCAACGGTAAAAAAGTAAGAGCACAGATCCTCATGAAACGCACCGCCGAAAACGGAACCGTTATCATCAGCATCAGTAAGAAAACTGCAGAAGCACTTGGTATGGTATATACAGGCCTGGCTCCTGTCGAGATAAAATATAAAAGGACGTTATGA
- the gcvT gene encoding glycine cleavage system aminomethyltransferase GcvT, whose translation MKSTAFTQKHIALGAKMAPFAGYNMPISYSGINDEHAAVRNNAGIFDVSHMGEFMLKGPNALDLIQRVTTNDASKLTNGKAQYSCLTNENGGIVDDLIVYCIEENSVYMLVVNASNIEKDWNWISKFNTQGVEMENISDKTCLLAIQGPNACKILQALTDTDIMNLKYYTFAKGTFAGVEDVIISATGYTGAGGVEIYFEDANGAADKIWDAIFETGAPQGLKPIGLGARDTLRLEMGYCLYGNDIDDTTSPLEGGLAWITKLNKETPFTAREILMNQKTAGITRKLVGFEMIERGIPRHDYLVKDAAGNTIGKVTSGTQAPSLGKAIGLAYVALPHAALDAEIFIDIRNSPVKAKVVKCPFV comes from the coding sequence ATGAAGAGTACAGCTTTCACCCAAAAACATATAGCCCTCGGCGCCAAAATGGCCCCCTTTGCAGGCTATAACATGCCCATCAGTTACTCCGGCATCAACGATGAACATGCAGCCGTTAGAAACAATGCAGGCATTTTCGACGTAAGCCATATGGGCGAATTTATGCTCAAAGGACCAAACGCCTTAGACCTTATCCAGCGTGTTACAACAAACGACGCCTCCAAACTAACCAACGGAAAAGCCCAGTACTCTTGCCTCACCAATGAAAATGGTGGCATAGTAGACGACCTTATCGTTTACTGCATCGAAGAAAACAGCGTGTATATGCTGGTGGTGAATGCCTCCAACATCGAAAAAGACTGGAACTGGATCTCTAAGTTCAATACACAGGGCGTGGAAATGGAGAATATAAGCGACAAAACATGCTTACTCGCCATCCAGGGCCCCAATGCCTGCAAGATCTTACAGGCGCTTACCGATACCGATATCATGAACCTTAAATACTACACATTCGCAAAAGGAACTTTTGCAGGTGTAGAAGACGTTATCATCAGCGCTACAGGTTATACCGGCGCAGGTGGCGTTGAAATCTATTTCGAAGACGCTAACGGCGCCGCAGATAAAATATGGGACGCCATCTTCGAAACCGGCGCTCCGCAAGGCCTCAAACCTATTGGCTTGGGCGCACGCGATACCCTGCGCCTCGAAATGGGCTATTGCTTGTACGGCAACGATATCGATGATACCACCTCTCCGCTCGAAGGCGGACTTGCATGGATCACCAAACTCAATAAAGAAACGCCCTTCACAGCCCGTGAAATACTGATGAACCAGAAAACAGCAGGTATTACACGTAAACTCGTAGGCTTTGAAATGATCGAACGCGGTATCCCACGTCACGATTACCTCGTGAAAGACGCTGCCGGCAACACCATAGGCAAAGTAACAAGTGGTACACAGGCACCCTCACTAGGTAAAGCAATAGGCCTTGCTTATGTAGCGCTCCCGCATGCTGCACTCGACGCCGAGATCTTTATCGACATCAGAAACAGCCCTGTTAAAGCAAAAGTGGTGAAATGCCCCTTCGTTTAA